A stretch of Kaistella flava (ex Peng et al. 2021) DNA encodes these proteins:
- the mraZ gene encoding division/cell wall cluster transcriptional repressor MraZ, with product MKNFIGTYECRIDDKGRLKLPSSLVKQMGDFGDDSFVIKRAVFQPCLEVYPMQGWEQLMSKLNKLNRFIKKNADFIRMFTAGVKIVEPDNAGRLQISKDLTHFANLRKEIVITSAGELFEIWDKEAYEKVITTSEEDFAKLAEDVMGTISFDEEEQ from the coding sequence ATGAAGAATTTCATCGGAACATATGAATGCAGAATAGACGATAAAGGTCGTCTGAAACTCCCTTCATCGCTGGTAAAACAGATGGGGGATTTTGGCGATGATTCCTTTGTCATCAAACGTGCTGTATTTCAACCATGTTTGGAGGTTTACCCAATGCAAGGTTGGGAACAACTGATGAGTAAACTCAATAAACTCAACCGTTTCATTAAGAAAAATGCAGATTTTATCCGAATGTTTACGGCCGGAGTAAAAATTGTGGAACCCGATAATGCGGGTCGTTTACAAATTTCGAAAGACCTTACGCACTTTGCGAACCTTCGAAAGGAAATTGTAATTACCAGTGCAGGTGAACTTTTTGAAATTTGGGATAAAGAGGCGTATGAAAAAGTAATTACTACTTCAGAAGAAGATTTTGCAAAATTAGCTGAAGACGTAATGGGAACGATCAGTTTCGACGAAGAAGAACAATAA
- a CDS encoding alpha/beta fold hydrolase → MIFKTKKDKKFAFIEAGEGDPVILLHGLMGGLSNFDDTVNYFAEKGYKVFVPVLPIYDLPVLNTNLTTIAKYVAKFIEEKVGGAATIVGNSMGGHVGLILTLARPDLVENLVLTGSSGLYEKSFGDSFPRKSDKDYIRKKTEEVFFDPKVATDELVEEVFSVVNDRMKGIKTVMLARSAIKHNMLNDLPKIKIPVCLIWGKQDHVTPPEVAIEMHKSLPNSELFWIEKCGHAAMMEKPNEFNNLLYSWLQKHKK, encoded by the coding sequence ATGATATTTAAAACTAAAAAGGACAAGAAGTTCGCTTTTATAGAAGCTGGAGAAGGTGACCCTGTAATCTTATTACATGGTCTAATGGGTGGTTTAAGTAATTTCGATGATACCGTAAATTATTTTGCAGAGAAAGGATATAAGGTTTTTGTTCCTGTCCTTCCTATATATGATCTGCCAGTTCTTAATACTAATCTTACCACGATTGCAAAATATGTTGCAAAGTTTATTGAAGAAAAAGTTGGAGGAGCTGCAACGATAGTGGGAAATTCAATGGGTGGTCATGTAGGTTTAATACTTACGTTGGCAAGACCTGATTTGGTTGAAAATCTAGTTCTTACTGGTAGCTCTGGCTTATATGAAAAATCTTTCGGAGATAGTTTTCCTAGAAAAAGTGATAAAGATTATATCAGAAAGAAAACTGAAGAAGTGTTTTTTGATCCAAAGGTTGCTACCGATGAATTGGTAGAAGAAGTTTTCTCTGTTGTAAACGACAGAATGAAAGGAATAAAAACAGTGATGTTGGCTAGAAGTGCCATCAAACATAATATGTTGAATGATCTGCCGAAAATTAAAATACCTGTGTGTTTAATTTGGGGTAAGCAAGATCATGTGACACCACCAGAAGTTGCAATAGAAATGCATAAATCATTACCCAACTCCGAGTTATTTTGGATTGAAAAATGTGGACATGCCGCAATGATGGAAAAGCCAAATGAATTTAATAACCTATTATATTCCTGGTTACAGAAACACAAAAAATAG
- the yihA gene encoding ribosome biogenesis GTP-binding protein YihA/YsxC: MVIKTAEFVKSSDRWQDCPEPTMPEYAFIGRSNVGKSSLINALMNHKYLAKTSGTPGKTQLINNFVINESWSLTDLPGYGYARVSKSMRKDFEKLITNYILNRKNLVNLFILIDSRHTPQAIDIEFIEWCGENGIPFSIVFTKADKLKPTVIAKNVEHYKSELLKTWEDLPEIYVTSAEKKTGGEGILDFITKTNEFLMHNHVKF, encoded by the coding sequence ATGGTTATCAAGACAGCAGAATTTGTAAAAAGTAGTGATAGATGGCAGGATTGTCCTGAGCCGACCATGCCTGAATACGCATTTATAGGAAGATCGAATGTTGGGAAATCATCGTTGATCAATGCGCTGATGAACCATAAGTATTTGGCAAAAACTTCTGGTACTCCAGGAAAAACTCAGCTTATAAATAATTTTGTTATTAATGAAAGTTGGTCTCTTACCGATTTGCCAGGTTATGGTTATGCCAGAGTTTCAAAAAGTATGCGTAAAGATTTTGAGAAACTGATTACCAATTATATTCTGAATCGAAAAAATTTAGTCAATCTTTTTATTTTAATTGATTCCCGACATACTCCTCAAGCAATCGATATTGAATTTATTGAATGGTGTGGCGAAAACGGAATTCCTTTTTCAATTGTCTTCACCAAGGCAGATAAGTTGAAGCCTACCGTAATTGCTAAAAATGTTGAGCATTATAAATCAGAACTTTTAAAAACTTGGGAAGATCTTCCCGAAATCTACGTCACCTCGGCTGAGAAAAAAACCGGCGGTGAAGGAATACTTGATTTTATTACAAAAACAAACGAATTCCTAATGCATAATCATGTTAAATTCTAA
- a CDS encoding GNAT family N-acetyltransferase, whose translation MENFTWTIKAFDELSTKELYSILKARIDVFVVEQNCPYPDVDGYDPQAIHLWAESKGEVVAYCRIFEPGIKHPETSIGRVLTNQKYRKMNLGRTLMRFAINTIEARYPKSSIRISAQDYLLTFYKELGFFSTGKNYLEDDIPHSEMLKT comes from the coding sequence ATGGAAAATTTTACTTGGACCATTAAAGCCTTCGATGAACTTTCAACGAAAGAATTATATTCTATATTGAAAGCAAGAATCGATGTTTTTGTTGTTGAACAAAATTGTCCGTATCCTGATGTTGACGGTTATGATCCACAAGCGATTCATCTTTGGGCAGAAAGCAAGGGTGAAGTTGTTGCCTATTGCAGAATTTTTGAGCCAGGAATAAAACATCCCGAAACTTCTATAGGTCGAGTTTTAACGAATCAAAAATATCGAAAGATGAATTTGGGAAGAACGCTGATGAGGTTTGCAATAAATACTATTGAAGCAAGATATCCGAAAAGTTCTATTCGAATTTCAGCACAAGATTACCTTCTTACTTTTTATAAAGAGCTTGGTTTTTTTTCTACTGGTAAAAATTATTTAGAAGATGATATTCCGCATTCTGAAATGCTGAAAACCTAA
- a CDS encoding T9SS type A sorting domain-containing protein produces MKKILLTGFALVALMAQAQISWVPQATKLPVNNGIKEIVIVNANTVWATAYDGAGGGTYPKTTTKTTNGGASWTATPITGLGGNALISDITAIDGNTAWIVTAPSGTGANANKIWKTVNGGANWTLQPSGYTSGSFANHIYFWDANNGWSSGDPLNGKFEMFKTNNGGTTWTSVAGALAPESADEFTYVGLRKVVGDNMWVGTSTGRIMRSADRGATWAVSSSPVLDFGGVITSGSSGSFAFKDANKGLLLAIDGNDSAFLYSTSNGGAGWDPVTPNGPWYFGDISYVPGTANTYISTGVNSSSEDFMGSSYSTDGGLNWTAIDSGEQRGTLAMLNSTTGWAGQFSDGPAGTKGILKLNGNLSLAVADNAVKSALQVYPNPATDVVTVSAKKSIETINIFDLSGKKVKSFKGAEQINVSSLAKGTYLLQVYYGGGSVETTKLMKK; encoded by the coding sequence ATGAAGAAAATTTTACTGACTGGTTTTGCACTAGTTGCCTTAATGGCTCAGGCTCAAATTTCATGGGTGCCTCAAGCGACCAAATTACCTGTAAATAACGGTATCAAGGAGATTGTAATTGTAAATGCCAATACAGTTTGGGCAACGGCTTATGACGGTGCAGGTGGCGGAACTTACCCAAAAACCACAACTAAAACAACTAATGGAGGTGCTTCATGGACTGCGACACCTATTACAGGACTCGGTGGGAACGCGTTAATTTCTGATATTACTGCGATCGATGGTAATACAGCATGGATTGTGACAGCGCCATCTGGTACAGGAGCAAATGCTAATAAAATTTGGAAAACAGTTAATGGTGGAGCTAACTGGACTTTACAGCCATCAGGTTATACATCAGGCTCATTTGCAAACCATATTTATTTCTGGGATGCTAATAACGGTTGGTCAAGTGGGGATCCATTAAATGGAAAATTCGAAATGTTTAAAACCAATAATGGTGGAACAACTTGGACTTCTGTTGCGGGAGCTCTTGCACCGGAAAGTGCTGATGAATTTACTTATGTAGGTTTAAGAAAGGTGGTTGGTGATAATATGTGGGTTGGTACAAGTACAGGAAGAATTATGCGATCTGCTGACCGTGGTGCTACTTGGGCAGTAAGCTCATCTCCAGTTTTAGATTTCGGAGGTGTAATTACTAGTGGATCTTCAGGTAGTTTTGCATTTAAAGATGCAAACAAAGGACTTCTGCTTGCGATAGATGGAAATGATTCTGCATTTTTATATTCCACATCTAATGGTGGAGCAGGGTGGGATCCTGTAACTCCTAATGGTCCTTGGTATTTTGGTGATATTTCTTACGTTCCTGGAACAGCAAATACTTATATTTCAACTGGTGTTAATTCTAGTAGTGAAGATTTTATGGGATCTTCGTATTCTACCGATGGTGGTTTAAACTGGACTGCTATTGACAGTGGAGAACAAAGAGGAACTTTAGCAATGTTGAATAGTACAACAGGTTGGGCTGGTCAGTTCAGTGATGGTCCTGCTGGTACCAAAGGGATCTTGAAGCTTAATGGTAATCTTAGTTTAGCTGTTGCAGATAATGCAGTTAAATCAGCATTACAAGTGTATCCAAATCCTGCAACAGATGTAGTTACTGTGTCTGCTAAAAAATCAATTGAAACAATTAATATTTTTGATCTTTCTGGTAAAAAAGTAAAATCTTTTAAAGGAGCAGAACAAATTAATGTATCTTCTTTAGCAAAAGGAACTTACCTTCTACAAGTATATTACGGTGGAGGTTCAGTTGAAACGACTAAATTAATGAAAAAATAA
- a CDS encoding S46 family peptidase, whose product MKRIFLLLTFMLSFLQLKADEGMWLLSMIKRLNGVDLKKDGLKLTPDEIYSVNNSSLKDAIVQFGGGCTAEMVSKEGLLFTNHHCGYGNIAALSTPENDHLTNGFWAMKKSEELPSKGLSVRFMVRMDDVSKRINAKLNNNMSAEERNNIINAEYKLIQAENSENGKYTVVVKDFYNGNEFYYFVYQDFKDVRLVGTPPNALGKFGGDTDNWEWPRHTVDFSVFRVYADANGNPAEYSPSNVPMKPKHALPISMRGYKPGDFAMILGYPGRTNRFLTSFGIEQMVSKDYPAWVEASKVAMDVMKIYMDKDQATKLDYASQYASVANYWKNRQGTIDAVIKNGTIAEKQALEQKFQTWALMPENIEMYGSVLQDIKSNYAQMSNRNVERNFSSQLQRNAKYITISYQLGSLLRTYADQDAAGKAAMKTKVTDAIDRLYDGVNIKLEGEMLNSMVNLYQQRVNKEVGSPTLFAADAKNLSTIAFSSIFATKESAMDFVNNPDRLRIDADPLLKLSNGFITDQKLNGEKFAKVDDAFAKNSRIFLDGLRKSQPETMFYPDANSTMRLTTGKVTTLPERADRNYEGIKPKDNYYTDIRGMVAKYKKGDEEFDLPQRFLDLVKKKDFGQYKDKKGFMPVNFLTDNDITGGNSGSPVLDGEGNLLGLAFDGNSEALSGDIIFDKKWQKTINVDIRMVLWTIEKYGQAGHLISELTLVK is encoded by the coding sequence ATGAAAAGAATTTTTTTATTACTCACATTTATGTTGAGTTTCCTGCAATTGAAAGCAGATGAGGGAATGTGGCTTTTGAGCATGATCAAAAGACTGAATGGAGTCGATCTTAAAAAAGACGGTTTAAAATTAACTCCCGATGAAATCTACTCCGTAAACAATTCTAGTTTAAAAGACGCTATCGTACAGTTCGGTGGAGGTTGTACTGCAGAGATGGTTTCTAAAGAAGGTTTGCTATTTACCAATCACCACTGTGGTTACGGAAATATTGCAGCACTTTCAACTCCTGAAAATGACCATTTAACCAATGGTTTCTGGGCAATGAAAAAAAGCGAAGAACTTCCTTCAAAAGGTCTTTCTGTAAGATTTATGGTGAGAATGGATGATGTTTCTAAAAGAATCAACGCCAAACTTAATAATAATATGTCTGCTGAAGAAAGAAATAATATCATCAATGCAGAGTATAAATTAATTCAAGCTGAAAATTCAGAAAACGGAAAATATACGGTTGTAGTAAAAGATTTCTATAACGGAAATGAATTCTATTATTTTGTTTATCAGGATTTTAAAGATGTTAGATTGGTAGGAACTCCTCCAAATGCCTTAGGGAAATTCGGTGGTGATACTGATAACTGGGAATGGCCAAGACATACTGTAGATTTCTCTGTGTTCAGAGTTTATGCAGATGCTAACGGAAATCCTGCTGAGTATTCTCCAAGCAACGTTCCAATGAAACCAAAACATGCTCTTCCTATTTCAATGAGAGGGTATAAGCCAGGAGATTTTGCTATGATTTTGGGATATCCAGGAAGAACAAATAGATTTTTAACTTCTTTCGGTATTGAGCAAATGGTTAGTAAAGATTATCCGGCTTGGGTAGAAGCTTCTAAAGTTGCAATGGATGTAATGAAAATTTACATGGACAAAGATCAGGCGACCAAACTTGATTACGCTTCCCAATATGCTTCTGTAGCCAATTACTGGAAAAACAGACAAGGAACAATCGACGCGGTGATCAAAAATGGTACGATTGCAGAGAAACAAGCTTTAGAACAAAAATTCCAGACTTGGGCTTTGATGCCAGAAAACATCGAAATGTATGGTAGTGTTTTACAAGATATTAAATCAAACTATGCTCAAATGTCTAATCGTAATGTAGAAAGAAACTTCTCTTCTCAATTACAAAGAAATGCAAAGTATATCACGATTTCTTATCAGTTAGGTTCACTTTTGAGAACGTATGCTGATCAAGATGCTGCAGGAAAAGCTGCAATGAAAACCAAAGTGACTGATGCAATAGATAGATTATATGATGGCGTAAACATTAAACTGGAAGGTGAAATGTTGAACTCTATGGTTAATCTTTACCAACAAAGAGTCAATAAAGAAGTTGGTTCACCAACGTTATTTGCAGCTGATGCGAAAAACCTTTCGACGATAGCTTTCTCTTCAATTTTTGCAACGAAAGAATCTGCTATGGATTTTGTAAATAATCCAGATCGTTTGAGAATCGATGCTGATCCTTTGTTGAAATTGTCTAACGGTTTTATTACTGATCAAAAATTAAACGGTGAAAAATTTGCTAAAGTAGATGATGCTTTCGCTAAAAATAGCCGAATCTTTTTAGATGGTCTTAGAAAATCTCAACCAGAAACAATGTTCTATCCAGATGCTAACTCTACCATGAGATTGACAACAGGTAAGGTGACAACTCTTCCTGAAAGAGCTGATAGAAACTATGAAGGAATCAAACCAAAAGATAACTATTATACTGATATCAGAGGAATGGTGGCTAAATATAAAAAAGGAGATGAGGAATTTGATTTACCTCAAAGATTCTTGGATTTAGTTAAGAAAAAAGATTTCGGTCAATATAAAGACAAGAAAGGCTTCATGCCGGTAAATTTCTTGACAGACAATGACATCACAGGAGGAAACTCTGGATCTCCAGTTCTTGATGGTGAAGGTAATTTACTAGGTTTAGCGTTTGACGGAAACAGTGAAGCGTTAAGTGGTGATATTATCTTTGACAAAAAATGGCAAAAAACCATTAACGTTGATATCAGAATGGTTCTTTGGACTATTGAAAAATACGGACAAGCAGGTCACTTAATCAGTGAGTTGACTTTGGTAAAATAA
- a CDS encoding DUF3267 domain-containing protein has product MDFNNLVKEKKIIDLQKANGEALKYLVLFVVVFAVPFYFIWGFELPKLNSEYLILKALTPLIILLLGIVAHELIHGIFFALYASKGIKSITFGILWKTLTPYCHCKEPLKIKHYIIALLAPLLILGVIPSVFGLIGGNGFFLIFGIFFSAAAAGDLMIYLLIRKENREDYVQDHPSEAGYYIFRKNKSEE; this is encoded by the coding sequence ATGGATTTTAATAATTTGGTTAAAGAGAAAAAAATAATAGATTTACAAAAAGCAAACGGTGAAGCATTAAAATATCTCGTTTTGTTTGTGGTGGTTTTTGCTGTTCCGTTTTATTTTATTTGGGGTTTCGAATTACCAAAATTAAATTCAGAGTATTTAATATTAAAGGCTTTAACTCCATTAATCATACTACTTCTCGGAATTGTAGCACACGAACTTATCCATGGAATATTCTTCGCTCTGTACGCTTCTAAAGGCATTAAATCAATTACGTTCGGCATTCTTTGGAAGACGTTAACTCCATATTGTCATTGCAAAGAACCTTTGAAAATTAAACATTACATCATTGCCTTACTTGCTCCTTTACTAATTTTAGGTGTCATTCCTTCAGTCTTTGGCTTAATAGGCGGAAATGGGTTTTTCTTAATTTTTGGAATTTTTTTCTCAGCAGCTGCAGCAGGCGATTTAATGATTTATTTACTCATCAGAAAAGAAAATCGTGAAGACTATGTTCAGGATCATCCGTCGGAAGCGGGTTATTATATTTTTAGGAAAAACAAAAGCGAAGAATAA
- the msrA gene encoding peptide-methionine (S)-S-oxide reductase MsrA, with protein MEKQNLEYMTFGGGCFWCVDSVLDLLKGVESTTSGYAGGHKANPTYEEVCTGETGHAEVVQLTYDPGIISYDQLMDVFFFLHDPTQLNRQGEDIGTQYRSAIFYKDEAEKQKAEEAMKLSEASGKYCGKYVTEITKLEKFWPAEEYHQGYYEANPTQPFCSAVVGPKIAKFKKHFGELGMLRPEVN; from the coding sequence ATGGAAAAACAGAATTTAGAATATATGACTTTTGGCGGCGGATGTTTTTGGTGCGTTGACAGCGTACTTGATTTACTAAAAGGCGTAGAATCCACCACTTCAGGATACGCAGGTGGACATAAAGCAAATCCCACTTACGAGGAAGTTTGCACAGGAGAAACAGGCCATGCAGAAGTAGTACAACTTACTTATGACCCAGGGATTATTTCTTATGATCAGTTGATGGATGTTTTCTTTTTCCTACATGATCCTACTCAATTAAATAGACAGGGCGAAGATATCGGAACTCAATACCGTTCTGCCATTTTCTACAAAGACGAGGCTGAAAAACAAAAAGCGGAAGAAGCAATGAAACTTTCTGAAGCTTCTGGAAAATACTGTGGAAAATATGTTACTGAAATTACAAAACTTGAAAAATTCTGGCCGGCTGAAGAATACCATCAAGGATATTACGAGGCGAATCCTACGCAACCTTTCTGCAGCGCAGTCGTTGGACCGAAGATTGCAAAATTCAAAAAACATTTTGGCGAATTGGGAATGCTAAGACCCGAAGTTAACTAA
- a CDS encoding ROK family protein: protein MALIDLSKQVALGVDIGGTNTKYGLVNHRGEILEKGSLKTDDFPIVEDFINALYDKVAPLILKHCGQRQFDGIGVGAPNANYYTGTIEQAPNLHWKGIVPFAKLMTEKFEVPCKMTNDANAAALGEMMFGAARGMKDFIMMTLGTGVGSGIITNGQLIYGHDGFAGELGHTIVKPGGRKHWSTGSEGSLEAYASATGITITAKKMRAEFPSSMLNDFPEEQVNSKIVYECAVKEDPIAIEVFRYTGQKLGEALANFVMFSSPEAILLFGGVIKAGDFIMKPTKLHMERNLLPIFRNKVKLVFSELDEADAAILGASALVWEK from the coding sequence ATGGCATTAATAGACCTATCCAAGCAAGTAGCACTCGGCGTTGATATTGGTGGAACCAATACTAAATACGGACTCGTCAATCACCGTGGAGAAATTTTAGAAAAAGGAAGCCTCAAAACTGATGACTTCCCAATTGTTGAAGATTTTATAAATGCCTTATATGATAAGGTCGCTCCGTTAATATTGAAACATTGTGGCCAGAGACAATTCGACGGAATCGGAGTTGGCGCTCCCAATGCCAATTATTATACAGGAACCATCGAACAAGCACCCAATCTTCATTGGAAAGGAATTGTACCTTTTGCAAAGTTAATGACGGAGAAATTTGAAGTTCCTTGTAAAATGACCAATGATGCCAATGCAGCGGCGCTCGGCGAAATGATGTTTGGTGCAGCCAGAGGAATGAAGGATTTCATCATGATGACTTTAGGTACCGGCGTAGGAAGTGGAATTATTACGAATGGACAACTCATTTACGGACACGATGGTTTTGCCGGAGAATTGGGGCATACGATTGTAAAACCTGGCGGCAGAAAACACTGGAGCACAGGATCAGAAGGTTCTTTGGAAGCTTACGCATCTGCAACTGGAATCACCATTACGGCTAAGAAAATGCGTGCAGAGTTTCCAAGTTCTATGCTTAATGATTTTCCTGAAGAGCAAGTAAATTCGAAAATTGTTTACGAATGTGCAGTCAAAGAAGATCCAATTGCAATTGAAGTCTTTCGTTATACTGGACAGAAATTAGGAGAAGCTTTGGCCAATTTTGTGATGTTCTCTTCACCAGAAGCAATTTTACTTTTTGGTGGCGTCATCAAAGCAGGCGACTTTATTATGAAACCTACCAAACTTCACATGGAAAGAAACCTTTTACCTATTTTTAGAAATAAAGTGAAATTAGTTTTCAGTGAACTCGATGAAGCTGATGCAGCAATTCTAGGTGCAAGTGCTTTGGTTTGGGAAAAATAA